A genomic segment from Deinococcus sp. YIM 77859 encodes:
- the secY gene encoding preprotein translocase subunit SecY: MLRAFRDAFRIPDLRRKIVFTLLLLAVYRLGSTIPTPGVNTAALEQATSGGLFGLISLISGGNLSQFSIFALGVLPYITASIVIQLLTTTIPTLEKLSKEGEEGRKKINQYTRYAAIGLGAVQALFFSLYITSNPAFVAIGWDPGLFTVLVMVLTQVAGIAFTMWIGERITEVGVGNGISLIITAGIIANYPREIAATAQLFRTEQVSLLQLLAFVAVILVTIAGIVYVYQGERRVPVTYARARGGAPGGAARNLGGQATWLPIKVNQAGVIPVIFASAMLILPNLIASATQTRAPEVNAFIQTYLTFGSPWYLALEAALIFGFTYLYNSVQFDPRRISEQLREAGGFIPGVRPGAPTAEYLGGISSRLSLWGAIFLVVLTVIPQIVQRVTGITTFQFSGTGLLIIVGVALETLKQLEAQLTVRRYDGFISKGRIRGRLQH; this comes from the coding sequence ATGCTGCGCGCCTTCCGCGACGCGTTCCGCATTCCGGACCTGCGGCGGAAGATTGTCTTCACCCTGCTGCTCCTCGCCGTGTACCGCCTCGGAAGCACCATTCCGACGCCCGGCGTGAACACGGCAGCTCTGGAACAGGCCACCTCGGGTGGCCTTTTCGGGTTGATCAGCCTGATCTCGGGGGGCAATCTTTCGCAGTTCTCGATTTTTGCGCTGGGCGTGCTGCCCTACATCACGGCCAGCATCGTCATTCAGCTGCTCACCACCACCATCCCCACGCTGGAAAAGCTCAGCAAAGAGGGTGAGGAAGGTCGCAAGAAGATCAACCAGTACACGCGTTACGCGGCCATTGGCCTCGGCGCGGTGCAGGCGCTGTTTTTCTCGCTGTACATCACCAGCAATCCCGCTTTTGTGGCGATCGGCTGGGACCCTGGGCTCTTTACCGTGCTGGTGATGGTGCTGACGCAGGTGGCCGGGATCGCCTTTACCATGTGGATTGGTGAGCGCATCACCGAGGTGGGGGTTGGCAACGGGATCAGCCTGATTATCACGGCGGGCATCATTGCCAACTACCCGCGGGAGATCGCTGCGACTGCCCAGCTGTTCCGCACCGAGCAGGTGTCGCTGCTGCAACTTCTGGCCTTTGTGGCCGTCATTCTGGTGACCATCGCGGGGATTGTGTACGTCTACCAGGGGGAGCGGCGGGTGCCGGTGACCTATGCGCGCGCGCGCGGCGGAGCACCCGGCGGGGCCGCGCGTAACCTGGGTGGACAAGCCACGTGGCTGCCCATCAAGGTGAACCAGGCCGGCGTGATCCCGGTGATCTTTGCCTCTGCGATGCTTATTCTTCCCAACCTCATCGCGAGCGCCACGCAGACCCGCGCGCCTGAAGTGAATGCTTTTATTCAGACGTACCTCACCTTTGGGAGCCCTTGGTACCTCGCGCTGGAGGCGGCGCTGATCTTTGGGTTTACGTACCTGTACAACAGTGTGCAGTTCGACCCTCGGCGTATCAGCGAGCAGCTGCGTGAGGCGGGCGGCTTCATTCCTGGTGTGCGGCCGGGGGCGCCCACCGCCGAGTACCTGGGCGGCATCAGCAGCCGGTTGAGTCTGTGGGGCGCGATCTTTCTGGTGGTCCTGACCGTTATTCCGCAGATTGTGCAGCGGGTGACCGGCATCACGACGTTCCAGTTCAGCGGCACCGGCCTCCTGATCATCGTGGGCGTCGCGCTCGAGACCCTGAAGCAGCTCGAAGCGCAGCTCACCGTTCGCCGCTACGACGGGTTTATCAGCAAAGGCCGCATTCGGGGCCGCCTGCAGCACTAG
- the rplQ gene encoding 50S ribosomal protein L17: protein MRHGKAGRKLNRNSSARVALARAQATALLREGRIQTTLTKAKELRPYVEKLITTAKGGDLHARRLIARDIHDKDVVRKVMDEVAPRYAERQGGYTRILRVGTRRGDGVTMALIELV from the coding sequence ATGCGTCACGGCAAAGCCGGTCGCAAGCTCAACCGCAACAGCAGTGCCCGCGTCGCCCTGGCCCGTGCCCAGGCGACTGCGCTGCTGCGCGAGGGCCGCATCCAGACGACCCTCACGAAGGCCAAGGAGCTGCGCCCCTACGTTGAAAAGCTGATCACCACCGCCAAGGGCGGAGACCTGCACGCCCGTCGCCTGATCGCCCGCGACATCCATGATAAGGACGTCGTGCGCAAGGTGATGGACGAGGTGGCCCCCCGTTACGCCGAGCGCCAGGGCGGCTATACCCGCATCCTGCGTGTCGGCACCCGCCGCGGCGACGGCGTCACGATGGCCCTGATCGAACTGGTGTAA
- a CDS encoding DUF309 domain-containing protein, which produces MTQEQDEVWRAGAALFNAGQWWEAHEAWEGPWQRASGDERHFLQALILLAAALHKRWHHGSLTHRNYHKAGRYLDRLPDVYGGVDLARLRADVWAALHDPALRPQVRGADEEGVD; this is translated from the coding sequence ATGACCCAGGAGCAAGACGAGGTGTGGCGGGCGGGTGCGGCCCTCTTTAACGCGGGGCAGTGGTGGGAGGCGCACGAGGCGTGGGAGGGCCCCTGGCAGCGCGCGAGCGGCGATGAGCGGCACTTTCTCCAGGCGTTGATCCTGCTGGCGGCGGCGCTGCACAAACGCTGGCACCACGGCAGCCTCACGCACCGCAACTACCACAAGGCCGGACGTTACCTGGACCGGCTGCCGGACGTGTATGGTGGGGTCGATCTGGCCCGCTTGCGAGCCGACGTGTGGGCTGCCCTGCATGACCCCGCCCTGCGGCCCCAGGTGCGCGGGGCGGATGAAGAGGGGGTGGATTGA
- the infA gene encoding translation initiation factor IF-1 translates to MPEQREKRKKEESDVVRAEGVVEEALPNTTFRVKLDSGHDILAYISGKMRIHYIRILPGDRVVLEISPYDTSRGRIVYRK, encoded by the coding sequence ATGCCGGAACAGCGGGAAAAGCGCAAGAAGGAAGAGTCCGATGTGGTGCGGGCCGAGGGCGTGGTGGAAGAGGCGCTGCCCAACACCACCTTTCGTGTGAAGCTTGACAGCGGGCATGACATCCTGGCGTACATCAGCGGTAAGATGCGTATTCACTACATTCGCATCCTGCCGGGTGACCGCGTGGTTCTGGAGATCAGCCCGTACGACACGTCGCGCGGGCGTATCGTCTACCGCAAGTAA
- a CDS encoding mechanosensitive ion channel family protein, translating to MLDELTFQLQKPQVWLGLGLTLLVAYALYRFGRLLLCGLERHMNRRWTVGLTWLWGLIVTVAWLAVATHVAYLPSVPVLFDLGQDIMNGFRNSAGQVLVIVALALIAWNLIGSLSGRIVAEEEFNRRTVRVQTLKGVVESTLKVVVVIISLIAGLQALGVNASSLLAGVSVVGLAVGFGAQSLIKDVFTGFFILLEDQYGVGDVITVNTGQLSGSVERLNLRVTVLRALDGTVHIIPNGQIQTVSVSSKDWSRVVATVDVTYAANIDDALRVLERVSRELYADPEWGHFFLEEPELQGVTQLGPDGVTLRALFKVQPKSQYALGREFNRRIKIALDQAGIEIPSPQRTLAGGKTPLEIRLTRGKGESLDPRDTQERTHAPVKPSLTRDPEEEEVT from the coding sequence ATGTTGGACGAGCTGACCTTTCAACTGCAAAAACCCCAGGTGTGGTTGGGGCTGGGCCTGACCCTCCTCGTCGCCTACGCGCTGTACCGCTTCGGGCGCCTGTTGCTGTGTGGCCTGGAGCGTCATATGAACCGCCGCTGGACCGTCGGCCTCACCTGGCTGTGGGGCCTGATCGTCACGGTTGCCTGGCTGGCGGTCGCCACCCATGTGGCGTACCTCCCCAGCGTCCCCGTTCTGTTTGACCTGGGGCAGGACATCATGAACGGGTTCCGCAACAGTGCCGGCCAAGTACTGGTGATCGTGGCCCTCGCGCTGATTGCCTGGAACCTGATCGGCAGCCTCAGCGGCCGGATTGTCGCCGAGGAAGAGTTCAACCGGCGCACCGTGCGCGTGCAGACCCTCAAAGGGGTGGTGGAGAGCACCCTCAAGGTGGTCGTCGTCATCATCAGCCTGATCGCGGGACTCCAGGCCCTGGGCGTGAATGCCTCCAGCCTGCTCGCCGGGGTGTCGGTGGTGGGCCTGGCCGTGGGCTTTGGCGCGCAGAGCCTCATCAAGGACGTGTTCACCGGCTTTTTTATCCTGCTTGAAGATCAATACGGCGTTGGGGACGTGATCACCGTGAATACCGGCCAGCTCTCCGGGAGCGTGGAGCGACTCAACCTGCGGGTGACGGTCCTGCGCGCCCTGGACGGAACGGTCCATATCATCCCCAACGGCCAGATTCAGACGGTCAGTGTCAGCAGCAAGGACTGGTCGCGTGTGGTGGCCACTGTGGACGTGACCTACGCCGCCAACATCGACGACGCGCTGCGCGTGCTGGAGCGGGTGAGCCGCGAACTGTACGCGGATCCGGAGTGGGGCCACTTTTTCTTGGAGGAGCCTGAACTGCAGGGCGTGACGCAGCTTGGGCCGGACGGCGTGACCCTGCGGGCCCTTTTCAAGGTGCAGCCCAAGAGCCAGTACGCTCTGGGGCGTGAGTTTAACCGCCGCATCAAGATCGCGCTGGATCAGGCTGGAATCGAGATTCCTTCGCCGCAACGCACGCTGGCAGGCGGCAAGACACCTCTTGAGATCCGCCTGACGCGGGGCAAGGGGGAAAGCCTCGATCCGCGGGACACGCAGGAGCGCACCCATGCTCCCGTGAAGCCCAGCCTCACCCGCGACCCAGAAGAAGAGGAGGTGACCTGA
- a CDS encoding NYN domain-containing protein, producing MTERIALFIDGANVYAAAKRLGWNFDHRKILEFFRSYGTLHNAFYYTAVPLPVDDKQKRFIDALTYMGYTVRTRPLRESTDEHGDTHRRASLDIEIVTDLLTTADRYDTAILLTGDGDFERPVEVLRARGKRVVVASIPEMTSYELRNAADEYVDLGGIREQVERPGYRLPSEQRGTDSRPYYVTVPLTDGDER from the coding sequence ATGACAGAACGCATCGCACTTTTTATTGATGGAGCCAACGTCTATGCCGCTGCCAAGCGGTTGGGCTGGAACTTCGACCACCGCAAGATCCTGGAGTTCTTCCGAAGCTACGGCACCCTGCATAACGCCTTCTACTACACGGCGGTGCCCCTGCCGGTGGATGACAAACAGAAGCGGTTCATCGACGCGCTGACGTATATGGGCTATACCGTCCGCACCCGCCCGCTGCGGGAGAGCACCGACGAACACGGCGATACGCACCGCCGCGCCAGCCTGGATATCGAGATCGTGACTGATCTGCTCACCACCGCCGACCGGTATGACACGGCGATCCTGCTCACCGGTGACGGCGACTTCGAGCGACCGGTAGAGGTGCTGCGGGCGCGGGGCAAGCGGGTGGTGGTGGCGAGCATCCCCGAGATGACCAGCTATGAGTTGCGGAATGCCGCTGACGAATACGTTGATTTGGGCGGCATCCGCGAGCAGGTGGAGCGTCCCGGCTACCGCCTCCCCAGCGAGCAGCGCGGCACAGACAGCCGCCCCTACTACGTGACCGTGCCCCTGACGGACGGCGATGAGCGCTGA
- a CDS encoding DNA-directed RNA polymerase subunit alpha, translating to MDQKRPQLKARVDGDYGEFVLEPLARGYGVTIGNPIRRILMSSIPGTAVTSVYIEDVLHEFSTIPGVKEDVIRIILNLKELVVKFHAPGPKTLTLRAQGEGVVRASAFEVPSDAEIVNPDLPIATLAEDGKLVMEVRVEEGEGYVPADKHSTKDRINSIPVDAVFSPVRRVAYHVENTRVGQQTDLDRLILRVWTDGSIGPQEALDKAVEILRDELTVFGNVETLPAATPDVAPVYVPAPGSYDLPRQPELSINPQPFPNDLDTPRVTLEGLGLTTRVLHSLKEEGIDSVDALCALSDRDLKKVPGIGERSLDEIKQQLAQFGLALRD from the coding sequence GTGGATCAGAAGCGCCCTCAACTCAAGGCCCGCGTGGACGGCGATTACGGCGAGTTCGTGCTCGAACCGCTCGCGCGTGGCTACGGCGTCACCATCGGGAACCCCATCCGGCGCATCCTGATGTCCTCGATCCCCGGCACCGCCGTGACGAGCGTGTACATCGAGGACGTCCTGCACGAGTTTTCCACCATCCCCGGCGTCAAGGAAGACGTGATTCGGATCATCCTGAACCTCAAGGAGCTCGTGGTGAAATTCCACGCGCCCGGCCCTAAGACCCTGACGCTGCGCGCGCAGGGTGAAGGGGTGGTCCGGGCCAGCGCCTTTGAGGTGCCCAGCGACGCCGAGATTGTCAACCCTGATCTCCCCATCGCTACCCTGGCCGAGGACGGCAAACTCGTGATGGAGGTGCGTGTCGAGGAGGGCGAAGGGTATGTCCCCGCCGACAAGCACTCCACCAAGGACCGCATCAACTCGATTCCGGTGGACGCCGTCTTTTCTCCGGTTCGGCGTGTGGCCTACCACGTGGAAAACACCCGCGTGGGCCAGCAGACTGACCTTGACCGCCTGATCCTGCGGGTCTGGACCGACGGCAGCATTGGGCCGCAGGAGGCGCTCGACAAGGCGGTCGAGATCCTGCGTGACGAGCTGACGGTGTTTGGCAACGTGGAGACGCTGCCCGCCGCCACCCCCGATGTGGCTCCGGTGTATGTTCCCGCGCCGGGCAGCTATGATCTGCCGCGCCAGCCGGAACTCAGCATCAATCCCCAGCCGTTCCCGAATGATCTCGACACGCCCCGCGTGACGCTGGAGGGCCTGGGCCTCACGACCCGCGTGCTGCACTCCCTCAAGGAGGAAGGCATCGATTCGGTCGACGCTCTGTGTGCCCTCTCCGACCGCGACCTGAAGAAGGTGCCCGGCATCGGCGAGCGTTCTCTCGATGAGATCAAGCAGCAGCTCGCTCAGTTCGGCCTGGCGCTGCGAGACTAA
- the rpsD gene encoding 30S ribosomal protein S4: MGRFRGSITKLSRREGINLAETEKVQKYLDRRPYAPGQHGQRRRSGRPSDYSVRLREKQKLARLYGVNEKQFRNLFEEAANVPGVTGTVFLQLLERRLDNVVFRMGFASTRRQARQFVGHGHILVNGKRVDIPSYRVRIGDVISVAEGSRSMGFIQENMEAQKRRRVSPWIELNPDTFSGTFVRLPAREDLALPINENFIIEYYSR, encoded by the coding sequence ATGGGTCGTTTCCGTGGTTCCATCACCAAGCTCAGCCGCCGCGAGGGCATCAACCTGGCGGAGACCGAGAAGGTCCAGAAGTACCTGGACCGCCGCCCCTACGCGCCCGGTCAGCACGGCCAGCGCCGCCGCAGCGGTCGCCCCAGCGACTACAGCGTGCGCCTGCGTGAAAAGCAGAAGCTGGCGCGGCTGTATGGCGTGAACGAGAAGCAGTTTCGCAACCTCTTTGAGGAAGCGGCGAACGTGCCCGGCGTGACCGGCACGGTGTTCCTGCAGCTGCTGGAGCGCCGCCTGGACAACGTCGTTTTTCGCATGGGCTTTGCCTCGACGCGCCGCCAGGCCCGGCAGTTTGTGGGCCACGGCCATATCCTGGTGAATGGCAAGCGCGTGGACATCCCCAGCTACCGCGTTCGTATCGGTGACGTCATCAGCGTGGCCGAAGGCAGCCGAAGCATGGGCTTTATCCAGGAGAACATGGAAGCGCAGAAGCGCCGCCGGGTGAGCCCCTGGATCGAACTGAACCCCGATACCTTCAGCGGCACGTTTGTGCGTCTCCCCGCGCGCGAGGATCTCGCGCTCCCCATCAACGAGAACTTCATCATCGAGTATTACTCGCGTTAA
- the rpsK gene encoding 30S ribosomal protein S11, whose product MAKSTKGKTPRRARRNISAGRAYVHASYNNTIVTITDLDGNSVAWSSGGTIGYKGSKKGTPYAAQLAAADAVKKAQQAFGMNVVDVIVRGTGSGREQAIRAIQASGIEVKSIMDDSPVPHNGCRPKKKFRA is encoded by the coding sequence ATGGCGAAGAGCACCAAAGGCAAGACGCCGCGCCGTGCCCGGCGCAACATCAGCGCGGGACGCGCGTACGTCCACGCGAGCTACAACAACACCATTGTCACCATTACCGATCTGGACGGCAACTCCGTTGCGTGGTCCTCGGGCGGCACCATCGGCTACAAGGGCAGCAAGAAGGGGACGCCCTATGCCGCTCAGCTCGCCGCCGCCGACGCGGTGAAAAAGGCCCAGCAGGCTTTCGGCATGAACGTTGTGGACGTGATTGTTCGCGGTACCGGGTCGGGCCGTGAGCAGGCGATCCGCGCCATTCAGGCCTCGGGCATCGAAGTGAAGTCCATCATGGACGACAGCCCGGTGCCCCACAACGGCTGCCGTCCCAAGAAGAAGTTCCGCGCCTAA
- the rpsM gene encoding 30S ribosomal protein S13 gives MARVAGVDLPREKRVEIALTYIYGIGLTRSKEVLARTGINPDTRVKNLSEAEQAALRDAIERTYKVEGDLRSEVGQNIKRLMDIGAYRGLRHRRGLPVRGQRTKTNARTRKGPRKTVAGKKKATRK, from the coding sequence ATGGCGCGAGTTGCTGGTGTTGACCTTCCGCGCGAGAAGCGTGTTGAGATCGCCCTGACCTACATCTACGGCATCGGGCTGACCCGTTCCAAGGAAGTCCTCGCGCGCACCGGGATCAATCCCGACACCCGCGTGAAGAACCTCAGCGAGGCGGAGCAGGCGGCGCTGCGGGACGCCATCGAGCGGACCTACAAGGTGGAGGGCGACCTGCGCTCCGAAGTGGGCCAGAACATCAAGCGCCTGATGGATATCGGGGCGTACCGCGGCCTGCGTCACCGCCGCGGGCTGCCCGTGCGCGGCCAGCGCACCAAGACGAACGCCCGCACCCGTAAGGGTCCGCGCAAGACCGTCGCTGGCAAGAAGAAAGCGACGAGGAAGTAA
- the rpmJ gene encoding 50S ribosomal protein L36, with translation MKVRSSVKRMCDNCKVIRRHGRVLVICTNVKHKQRQG, from the coding sequence ATGAAAGTTCGCAGCAGTGTCAAGAGAATGTGCGACAACTGCAAGGTGATTCGCCGCCATGGGCGCGTGCTGGTCATCTGCACCAACGTCAAGCACAAGCAGAGGCAGGGTTAA
- the trxA gene encoding thioredoxin, whose amino-acid sequence MKPVELTDSNFQAEIAQGLTLVDFWAPWCGPCRIIAPVIEELASQYEGRVKVGKLNVDDNPTVSGQYRVMSIPTLILFKDGQPVEGMVGAQPKRAFEALLDKYASPVATH is encoded by the coding sequence ATGAAGCCTGTGGAACTCACCGACAGCAACTTCCAAGCAGAAATCGCCCAGGGCCTCACCCTGGTGGACTTCTGGGCCCCGTGGTGCGGGCCTTGCCGCATCATCGCCCCGGTGATCGAGGAGCTTGCCAGCCAGTACGAGGGCCGCGTGAAGGTGGGAAAGCTCAATGTGGATGATAACCCCACCGTGTCGGGCCAGTACCGCGTGATGAGTATCCCCACCCTGATCCTGTTCAAGGACGGCCAGCCGGTCGAAGGCATGGTGGGCGCACAGCCCAAGCGGGCCTTTGAGGCGCTCCTCGACAAGTACGCCAGCCCCGTTGCCACCCACTGA
- the plsX gene encoding phosphate acyltransferase PlsX: MSAERPVGMRPIALDAAGGDRGLAPNVEGAVQAARVGVPVLLVGPRVALHAELGKHAGSSSLPLTVVDAPDVIGMDEHASDVRSRTGASINVCTRLVKEGQAAAVVSMGHSGATMASALLTLGRLRGVDRPAILTHLPSKKGFVTLLDVGANADVKPQYLAQWARLATVYLRVVEDQADPTVGLLSIGEEDHKGSALVLEAHALLRELDGRGIRFHGNVEGRDIFQGTTDIVVTDGFTGNVVLKLAEGEAKVLFGWVREALGGSLRTKLGALLVRGALRGLAERMDPSTYGASILLGVRGLAFIGHGSADARAVKNALLRASRAHEARLLERLETALVSPS, encoded by the coding sequence ATGAGCGCTGAGCGGCCGGTGGGAATGCGCCCCATCGCGCTTGACGCTGCTGGCGGAGACCGCGGGCTCGCTCCGAATGTGGAGGGGGCCGTGCAGGCTGCCCGCGTCGGGGTGCCGGTGCTGCTTGTCGGGCCGCGGGTGGCCCTGCACGCGGAGCTGGGGAAACATGCGGGCAGCAGCAGCCTGCCCCTCACGGTGGTGGACGCGCCCGATGTGATCGGCATGGACGAGCACGCCAGCGATGTCCGCAGCCGCACCGGGGCCAGCATCAATGTCTGCACCCGGTTGGTGAAAGAAGGGCAGGCCGCGGCAGTCGTCAGCATGGGCCACAGCGGCGCGACGATGGCCTCGGCCCTGCTCACACTGGGGCGGCTGAGGGGTGTAGATCGCCCGGCCATCCTGACACACCTGCCCAGCAAGAAGGGCTTTGTGACGCTGCTGGATGTGGGCGCAAACGCCGACGTCAAACCGCAGTACCTTGCGCAGTGGGCGCGGCTTGCCACGGTGTACCTGCGGGTGGTGGAGGATCAGGCCGACCCTACGGTGGGCCTGCTCTCCATCGGCGAGGAGGACCACAAGGGGAGCGCGCTCGTGCTGGAGGCACATGCCCTGCTGCGGGAGCTGGACGGCCGGGGTATCCGCTTTCACGGCAACGTGGAGGGCCGCGACATCTTCCAGGGCACCACCGACATCGTCGTTACGGACGGCTTTACCGGGAACGTGGTCCTGAAGCTGGCTGAGGGAGAGGCAAAGGTGCTGTTCGGCTGGGTGCGGGAAGCCCTGGGGGGGAGCCTCCGGACAAAGTTGGGTGCGCTTCTGGTGCGGGGAGCGCTGCGCGGTCTGGCCGAGCGGATGGACCCCAGCACCTACGGCGCGAGCATTCTGCTGGGCGTGCGTGGCCTCGCCTTTATCGGGCACGGCAGCGCCGACGCCCGCGCGGTCAAGAACGCCCTGCTGCGAGCCTCACGTGCCCACGAGGCGAGGCTGCTGGAGCGGTTGGAAACGGCGCTGGTGTCCCCGAGCTAG
- the ftsH gene encoding ATP-dependent zinc metalloprotease FtsH translates to MPRPLRLLAAPVVTLLLSVLAPAGEGQVLPPAHPVLPSVATARPPAALSTSGAYTIDRFFADLKAGHVELVTLDGAGNASVYLTGGGRPQSVVVPPDAATLARLRAANVPVRVLAGGSAFGWIGQVLPLIVTALILLVLWRTLRGTSGGSSAGAFGKSKAAVIAEGQVKLTFADVAGCDEAKQDLQEVVDFLRHPERYHQLGARIPHGILLVGPPGSGKTLLAKAVAGEAKVPYFSISGSDFVEMFVGVGAARVRDLFEQARKAAPCIVFIDEIDAVGRKRGVNLQGGNDEREQTLNQLLVEMDGFSSGQEVIILAATNRPDVLDAALLRPGRFDRQVVVDAPDVRGRELILRIHARKKPLDASVDLGVIARRTAGMVGADLENLLNEAALMAAREGRNRIVMRDVEEARDRVLMGPERRSLVVREADRKVTAYHEVGHALAAQLLPHAHRVAKLTVVPRGRAAGFMLPDADDSLHVTRPALEDMIAVALAGRAAEEVVYGEVTTGAQNDFQQATNLARRMVTEWGMSARIGKVALAQQDAGFLGGGPHLLPMSEATARVVDEEVSALIGAAYDRARSLVREHLPRVHEIVNVLMHRETLSGEEFATLLAGGTLDEPPSGPAPALLPA, encoded by the coding sequence ATGCCCCGCCCGCTGCGTCTCCTCGCTGCGCCCGTGGTCACCCTGCTGCTGTCAGTGCTGGCACCCGCTGGGGAAGGGCAGGTGCTGCCGCCCGCCCACCCCGTGCTGCCTTCGGTGGCCACCGCCCGGCCCCCAGCGGCTCTGTCCACCAGCGGGGCCTATACCATCGACCGTTTCTTCGCCGACCTGAAAGCGGGCCATGTGGAACTGGTGACGCTGGACGGGGCGGGCAACGCCTCGGTCTACCTGACGGGCGGCGGGCGTCCCCAATCGGTCGTCGTTCCCCCGGACGCGGCGACGCTGGCTCGGCTGCGGGCGGCCAACGTGCCCGTGCGGGTGCTGGCGGGTGGCTCGGCCTTCGGCTGGATCGGGCAGGTGCTGCCCCTCATCGTCACCGCTCTTATCCTGCTGGTGCTCTGGCGCACGCTGCGCGGGACGTCGGGGGGCAGCTCGGCGGGGGCGTTCGGCAAATCGAAGGCGGCGGTGATTGCGGAAGGGCAGGTGAAGCTGACCTTTGCGGACGTGGCGGGCTGTGACGAGGCCAAGCAGGATTTGCAGGAGGTCGTGGATTTCCTGCGTCACCCCGAGCGTTACCACCAGCTCGGCGCCCGCATTCCCCACGGCATCCTGCTGGTCGGCCCCCCCGGCTCCGGCAAAACCCTGCTTGCCAAAGCGGTCGCGGGAGAAGCCAAGGTCCCCTACTTCTCCATCAGCGGCTCTGACTTTGTCGAGATGTTTGTGGGCGTTGGCGCTGCTCGTGTCCGCGACCTGTTCGAGCAGGCCAGAAAGGCCGCGCCCTGCATCGTCTTTATCGACGAGATCGACGCGGTGGGGCGCAAACGCGGCGTCAACCTCCAGGGCGGCAACGACGAGCGCGAACAGACGCTGAACCAGCTGCTGGTGGAGATGGACGGTTTTTCCAGCGGGCAGGAGGTGATCATCCTGGCGGCGACCAACCGCCCGGATGTGCTGGACGCAGCGCTGCTGCGTCCGGGCCGCTTTGACCGTCAGGTGGTGGTCGACGCCCCCGACGTGCGGGGACGGGAGCTGATTTTGAGGATCCACGCGCGCAAGAAGCCGCTGGACGCCAGCGTGGACCTGGGGGTGATCGCCCGCAGGACGGCGGGAATGGTGGGCGCGGATCTGGAGAACCTGCTGAACGAGGCGGCGCTGATGGCGGCGCGCGAGGGACGCAACCGGATCGTGATGCGGGACGTGGAGGAGGCGCGGGACCGCGTGCTGATGGGACCGGAGCGGCGCAGTCTGGTGGTGCGGGAAGCCGACCGCAAGGTCACCGCCTACCACGAGGTCGGCCATGCCCTCGCTGCTCAACTCCTCCCGCACGCACACCGGGTGGCGAAACTGACGGTGGTGCCACGCGGACGGGCCGCCGGGTTCATGCTGCCGGACGCGGACGACAGCCTGCACGTCACGCGCCCGGCCCTGGAAGACATGATCGCCGTGGCGCTGGCGGGCCGTGCGGCAGAGGAGGTCGTGTACGGCGAGGTCACCACCGGCGCCCAGAACGACTTTCAGCAGGCGACGAACCTCGCGCGGCGCATGGTCACCGAATGGGGGATGTCCGCTCGCATCGGCAAGGTCGCCCTGGCGCAGCAGGACGCGGGCTTTCTGGGCGGGGGGCCACACCTGCTGCCCATGAGTGAGGCGACCGCCCGGGTGGTAGACGAGGAGGTCAGCGCTCTGATCGGTGCCGCCTACGACCGTGCTCGCTCCCTGGTGCGCGAGCACCTTCCCCGCGTCCACGAGATCGTCAACGTCCTGATGCACCGCGAGACCCTCAGCGGCGAAGAGTTCGCCACGCTGCTCGCTGGAGGCACCCTGGACGAGCCGCCAAGCGGCCCGGCCCCCGCGCTCCTGCCCGCCTAG
- a CDS encoding adenylate kinase, translated as MTQPRNKVVIFLGPPGAGKGTQAERLAREQNLTKISTGDILRDHVARGTELGQKVKPLLDSGQLVPDEILIALIRDRLAGMEPVRVIFDGFPRTCAQAEALDMLLEELGAPVTAVPLLEVPDEVLIERIVERGRQAALRGEPVRSDDTEEVARKRQEVYREQTQPLIDYYGARGHLRPVDGVGTLDEVYERILQAMR; from the coding sequence ATGACTCAACCCAGAAACAAGGTCGTGATTTTCCTCGGCCCGCCGGGTGCCGGGAAGGGCACGCAGGCCGAGCGCCTTGCTCGCGAGCAGAATCTGACCAAGATCAGCACCGGGGATATCCTGCGCGACCACGTGGCGCGCGGCACGGAGCTCGGGCAGAAGGTCAAACCTCTCCTCGACAGCGGGCAACTCGTGCCCGATGAGATCCTGATCGCGCTGATCCGTGACCGTCTCGCGGGAATGGAGCCCGTTCGGGTGATCTTCGACGGCTTTCCGCGCACCTGCGCTCAGGCTGAGGCGCTTGACATGCTGCTCGAGGAGCTTGGCGCGCCGGTGACGGCGGTGCCGCTGCTCGAGGTGCCCGACGAGGTGTTGATCGAGCGTATCGTCGAGCGGGGGCGACAGGCCGCCTTGCGGGGCGAGCCGGTTCGCAGCGACGACACCGAAGAGGTGGCCCGCAAGCGCCAGGAGGTCTACCGCGAGCAGACCCAGCCCCTCATCGACTACTACGGGGCGCGCGGCCACCTGCGCCCGGTAGACGGCGTGGGTACGCTCGACGAGGTGTACGAGCGCATTCTGCAAGCGATGCGTTAG